The Centroberyx gerrardi isolate f3 chromosome 7, fCenGer3.hap1.cur.20231027, whole genome shotgun sequence genome contains a region encoding:
- the LOC139909172 gene encoding myosin heavy chain, skeletal muscle, adult-like, whose translation MGDAEMEIFGVAAPYLRKPERERVAAQNKHFDAKTAVYVADPKQEYVKGKIKSQDGSKVTVEHEDGKVVTVHQDDIRPMNPPKFDKIEDMAMLTHLHEPAVLFNLKERYAAWMIYTYSGLFCVTVNPYKWLPVYNPEVVAGYRGKKRQEVPPHIFSISDNAYQYMLTDRENQSILITGESGAGKTVNTKRVIQYFATIASFGDSSKKEQPGGRMQGTLEDQIIQANPLLEAFGNAKTVRNDNSSRFGKFIRIHFGTKGKLASADIETYLLEKSRVTFQLLAERSYHIFYQILSNKKPDLIDMLLITTNPYDYPFISQGEITVLSINDTEELMATDSAIDILGFNAEEKLGIYKLTGAVMHNGNMRFKQKQREEQAEPDGTEVADKVAYLMGLNSADLLKALCYPRVKVGNEYVTKGQTVQQVNNSMGALSKAVYEKLFMWMVTRINQQLDTKLPRQHFIGVLDIAGFEIFEMNSLEQLCINFTNEKLQQFFNHHMFVLEQEEYKKEGIEWEFIDFGMDLAACIELIEKPMGIFSILEEECMFPKATDGSFKNKLYDQHLGKNSNFQKPKPSKGKAEAHFSLVHYAGTVDYNISGWLEKNKDPLNDTVVQLYQKAALKLLSQLFATYASAEAADGKKSSKKKGSSFQTVSALFRENLNKLMANLRSTHPHFVRCIIPNETKTPGSMDHHLVLHQLRCNGVLEGIRICRKGFPSRILYGDFKQRYRILNASAIPEGQFIDSKKASEKLLSSIDVDHAQYKFGYTKVFFKAGLLGLLEEMRDERLAVLMTRIQAVSRGYVTRLRFKEMSKKRESIFVIQYNIRSFMNVKNWPWMRLYFKIKPLLRSAEAEKEMQNMKEEFARLKEEFAKSEARRKELEEKMVMLVQEKNDLYLQIQAERENLCDAEERCEGLIKSKIHLEAKVKEFSERIEEEEEINAEITAKKRKLEDECSELKRDIDDLELTIAKVEKEKYATENKVKNLIEEVTTLEENLMKSSKEIKALQEVHQQTLDDLQAEEDKVNSLTKIKIKLEQQVDDLEGSLEQEKKVRADLERSRRKLEGDLKLSQETIMDLENERQQMEERLKKKDFELSNLQCRIDDEQALSTQLQKKIKELQARIEELEEEMEAERTARAKVEKQRSDLSRELEEISERLEEAGGATAAQVEMNKKREAEFHRLRRDLEESTLQHESITAALRKKQADSVAELSEQIDNLQRVKQKLEKEKSEFKMEIDDMASNVESVLKTKANLEKLCRSLEDQSNEYKTKADEAQKSLSDYTALNARLQTENGELSRQLEERESALSQLNRVKSVGSQQIEELKRLLDEEIKAKNALAHGLQSARHDCELLREQYEEEQEAKAELQRCMSKANSEVAQWRTKYETDAIQRTEELEEAKKKLAQRLQESEEMTEAGNAKCASLEKTKQRLQAEVEDLMVELERSNAANATLDKKQRNFDKVLAEWKQKYEESQSDLEVSQRESRALSTELFKLKNSYEEALDHLENMKRENKNLQQEITDITDQVGESAKTIHELEKAAKQAEQDKRDTQAALEEAESSLEHEEAKMLHLQLELNQIKSEVDRKVAEKDEEIDQLKRNHQRTVDTLQGALDAETRSRNDAVRMKKKMEGDLNEMEIQLGHANRQAAEATKQLRNLQCQLKDTQVHLDEALHSQEDLKEQLAIVDRRNNLIMAEIEEMRAALEQSERSRKLAEQELVEVSERIQLLHSQNASLLTTKKKMESDIAQLQSEMEDTVQEARNADEKAKKAIMDAAMMAEELKKEQDTSAHLERMKKNLEATVKDLQQRLDEAEQIALKGGKKELQKLEARVRELENELEAEQKRSGEAMKGVRKYERKIKELTYQGEEEKKNVARLQDLVNKLQLKVKAYKRQCEEAEEQTSIHLAKFRKVQHELEEAEERADIAESQVNKLRAKSRDVGGKGE comes from the exons ATGGGTGATGCTGAGATGGAAATATTTGGGGTGGCGGCCCCGTACCTCCGCAAGCCGGAGCGGGAGAGGGTCGCAGCACAAAACAAGCATTTTGACGCCAAAACAGCCGTCTATGTGGCCGACCCCAAGCAGGAGTACGTGAAAGGAAAGATCAAGAGTCAAGATGGCTCCAAGGTCACTGTGGAGCATGAGGATGGAAAG GTTGTGACAGTGCACCAGGATGACATTCGGCCCATGAACCCTCCCAAGTTTGACAAGATCGAGGACATGGCGATGCTGACCCACCTCCACGAACCGGCTGTGCTGTTCAACCTCAAGGAACGCTATGCTGCCTGGATGATCTAT ACCTATTCTGGTCTCTTCTGTGTGACTGTGAACCCCTACAAGTGGCTTCCGGTCTACAACCCAGAGGTGGTGGCCGGGTACCGGGGGAAGAAACGGCAGGAGGTCCCGCCCcacatcttctccatctctgacaACGCTTACCAGTACATGCTCACAG ATCGTGAGAACCAGTCCATCCTGATCAC TGGAGAATCCGGTGCTGGGAAGACTGTCAACACAAAGCGTGTTATCCAGTACTTTGCAACAATTGCATCATTTGGAGACTCGAGCAAGAAAGAGCAACCTGGTGGCAGAATGCAG ggGACCCTGGAGGATCAAATCATCCAGGCCAACCCTCTGCTGGAGGCTTTTGGGAATGCCAAGACTGTGAGAAACGACAACTCCTCTCGATTT GGAAAATTCATTCGCATTCACTTTGGAACAAAGGGGAAGCTGGCATCAGCTGATATTGAAACTT ACCTTCTGGAAAAATCCAGGGTGACGTTTCAGCTCCTTGCAGAGAGGAGCTATCACATCTTCTATCAGATCTTGTCAAACAAGAAGCCTGATTTAATCG ACATGCTACTGATAACCACCAATCCATATGATTACCCGTTCATCAGCCAGGGTGAAATCACTGTGCTGAGCATCAATGACACAGAGGAACTGATGGCCACAGAT AGCGCCATTGATATCCTGGGTTTTAACGCAGAGGAGAAGTTGGGCATCTACAAGCTGACTGGTGCTGTGATGCATAATGGGAACATGAGGTTCAAACAGAAGCAGCGGGAGGAGCAGGCGGAGCCCGACGGCACCGAGG TGGCAGACAAAGTCGCCTACCTCATGGGCCTAAACTCTGCCGACTTGCTGAAAGCGCTGTGCTACCCCAGAGTGAAGGTTGGGAACGAGTACGTCACCAAAGGGCAGACTGTCCAGCAG GTGAACAACTCCATGGGTGCCCTGTCTAAGGCCGTGTACGAGAAGCTCTTCATGTGGATGGTCACCAGGATCAACCAGCAGCTGGACACCAAACTGCCAAGACAGCATTTCATTGGCGTCCTGGATATTGCAGGGTTTGAGATATTTGAG ATGAACAGCCTGGAGCAGCTCTGCATCAACTTCACCAACGAGAAACTGCAACAGTTTTTCAACCACCACATGTTTGTGTTGGAGCAAGAAGAATACAAGAAGGAAGGGATTGAGTGGGAGTTCATTGACTTTGGCATGGACTTGGCAGCCTGCATTGAGCTCATTGAGAAG CCAATGGGTATTTTCTCTATTCTTGAAGAGGAGTGCATGTTTCCAAAGGCGACAGACGGCTCTTTCAAGAACAAGCTGTACGACCAACACCTTGGGAAGAACAGCAACTTCCAGAAGCCCAAGCCCTCCAAAGGCAAGGCCGAGGCTCACTTCTCCCTAGTGCACTACGCCGGCACTGTGGACTACAACATCAGCGGCTGgctggagaaaaacaaagaccCGCTGAACGACACCGTGGTGCAGCTCTACCAAAAAGCTGCCCTGAAGCTGCTGTCTCAGCTGTTTGCCACCTACGCCTCTGCTGAGG CAGCTGATGGAAAGAAAAGTTCCAAGAAAAAGGGCTCCTCTTTCCAGACAGTTTCTGCACTTTTCAGG GAAAACCTCAACAAACTCATGGCCAACCTCAGGTCCACACATCCGCACTTTGTAAGATGCATTATTCCGAATGAGACCAAGACACCAG GGTCCATGGATCACCATCTTGTCCTGCACCAGCTGCGCTGTAACGGCGTGCTGGAGGGAATCAGGATTTGCAGAAAGGGCTTTCCCAGCAGGATTCTCTATGGGGATTTCAAGCAGAG ATACAGGATTCTGAATGCCAGTGCAATTCCTGAAGGGCAGTTTATTGACAGCAAAAAGGCTTCAGAGAAGCTGCTCTCCTCCATTGATGTAGACCATGCCCAGTACAAGTTTGGATACACAAAG GTGTTCTTCAAGGCCGGCCTCCTGGGTCTTCTGGAGGAGATGAGGGACGAGCGCCTGGCAGTGCTGATGACTCGCATCCAGGCTGTTTCCAGAGGTTACGTCACCAGGCTGAGGTTCAAGGAAATGTCAAAGAAAAG GGAATCCATTTTCGTCATCCAATACAACATCCGTTCATTCATGAATGTGAAGAACTGGCCTTGGATGAGActttacttcaagataaagccGCTGCTACGAAGTGCGGAGGCCGAAAAGGAAATGCAGAACATGAAAGAGGAGTTTGCACGACTGAAAGAAGAGTTTGCAAAGTCTGAGGCCAGGaggaaggagctggaggagaaaaTGGTGATGCTTGTTCAGGAGAAAAATGACCTTTATCTTCAAATCCAAGCG GAGAGGGAGAACCTCTGCGATGCCGAGGAGAGGTGCGAAGGCTTGATAAAGAGCAAGATTCACCTCGAGGCCAAAGTCAAAGAATTCTCCGAGAGgattgaggaagaggaggagatcaaCGCAGAAATCACCGCTAAGAAGAGGAAGCTGGAGGACGAATGTTCGGAGCTCAAAAGGGACATAGACGACCTGGAGCTCACCATCGCCaaagtggagaaggagaagtaTGCCACAGAGAACAAG GTGAAGAACTTGATAGAGGAGGTAACCACTCTGGAGGAAAAtctaatgaagtcctcaaaggAGATAAAGGCTTTGCAAGAGGTGCATCAGCAGACTTTGGATGACCTCCAGGCCGAAGAGGACAAAGTTAACTCTCTAACGAAGATTAAGATCAAGTTGGAACAACAGGTCGATGAT CTGGAGGGCTCACTAGAGCAGGAGAAGAAGGTGCGTGCAGATTTAGAGAGATCCAGGAGAAAACTCGAGGGGGATCTGAAGCTGTCCCAAGAAACCATCATGGACCTGGAGAACGAAAGACAACAAATGGAAGAGAGATTGAAAAA AAAGGACTTTGAACTCAGCAACCTGCAGTGCAGAATTGATGACGAGCAAGCACTCAGCACTCAacttcaaaagaaaataaaagagctTCAG GCTCGCATTGAGGAGctagaagaagaaatggaagcTGAGCGCACCGCCCGGGCCAAAGTAGAGAAGCAGAGGTCCGATCTCTccagggagctggaggagatcaGTGAGCGGCTGGAGGAGGCCGGAGGAGCCACCGCCGCTCAGGTCGAGATGAACAAGAAGCGAGAAGCCGAGTTCCACAGGCTTCGCCGCGATCTTGAAGAGTCGACCCTGCAGCACGAGTCCATCACTGCCGCGCTACGCAAGAAACAGGCGGACAGCGTCGCCGAGCTGAGTGAGCAAATAGACAATCTTCAAAGAGTCAAGCAGAAGCttgagaaagagaagagtgaATTCAAGATGGAAATTGATGACATGGCCAGCAATGTAGAGAGTGTTCTGAAAACCAAG GCTAATCTGGAGAAACTGTGCAGGAGCCTTGAAGACCAAAGCAATGAATACAAGACCAAGGCAGATGAAGCCCAGAAGTCTCTGAGTGATTATACTGCACTCAATGCTCGTCTACAAACAGAAAATG GTGAACTGTCACGAcagctggaagagagagagtctgctcTTTCCCAGCTGAACAGAGTGAAATCTGTGGGGAGTCAACAAATCGAAGAGCTGAAGAGACTTTTGGATGAGGAAATTAAG GCAAAAAATGCCCTGGCCCATGGTTTGCAATCAGCTCGCCACGACTGTGAGCTGTTGAGAGAGCAGTatgaggaggaacaggaggccaAAGCTGAGCTGCAGCGCTGCATGTCCAAGGCCAACAGCGAGGTGGCTCAGTGGAGAACCAAGTACGAGACGGACGCCATCCAGCGCACCGAGGAGCTTGAGGAGGCCAA GAAGAAGCTGGCCCAGCGGCTGCAGGAATCTGAGGAGATGACAGAGGCAGGAAACGCCAAATGTGCATCGCTGGAGAAAACCAAGCAGAGGCTGCAGGCCGAGGTGGAGGACCTCATGGTGGAGCTGGAAAGGTCTAATGCCGCCAACGCCACCTTGGACAAGAAACAGAGGAACTTTGACAAG GTTCTTGCTGAGTGGAAACAGAAGTACGAGGAGAGTCAGTCGGACTTGGAAGTCTCTCAGAGGGAGTCCAGGGCGCTGAGCACAGAACTCTTCAAGCTGAAAAACTCCTATGAAGAGGCTCTGGATCACCTGGAGAACatgaaaagagagaataagaaTCTTCAAC AGGAAATAACAGATATCACTGACCAAGTAGGAGAATCTGCTAAAACTATCCATGAACTGGAGAAAGCTGCGAAGCAAGCTGAGCAGGACAAGAGGGACACCCAGGCAGCTCTCGAGGAAGCTGAG TCTTCCCTGGAACACGAAGAGGCCAAGATGCTGCACCTGCAACTGGAGCTGAACCAGATCAAGTCAGAAGTGGACAGGAAGGTGGCcgagaaagatgaagaaatcGACCAGCTCAAGAGGAATCACCAGAGGACGGTGGACACGCTGCAGGGCGCTCTGGACGCCGAGACCCGCAGCAGGAACGATGCCGTCCGCATGAAGAAAAAGATGGAGGGGGATCTGAACGAGATGGAGATTCAGCTGGGTCACGCCAACCGCCAGGCGGCCGAGGCGACCAAACAGCTCCGAAACCTGCAGTGTCAGCTCAAG GACACCCAGGTCCATCTGGATGAAGCCCTCCACAGTCAGGAGGACTTGAAGGAGCAACTGGCCATCGTAGACCGCCGCAACAACCTGATAATGGCCGAGATCGAGGAGATGAGAGCAGCGCTGGAGCAATCTGAGAGGAGCCGCAAGCTGGCCGAGCAGGAACTGGTCGAAGTCAGCGAGAGGATCCAGCTGCTGCACTCTCAG AACGCCAGCCTCCTAACCACTAAAAAGAAGATGGAGTCTGACATCGCTCAGCTACAATCAGAGATGGAGGACACTGTCCAGGAAGCAAGGAACGCAGATGAGAAGGCCAAAAAAGCCATCATGGAT GCTGCCATGATGGCCgaggagctgaagaaggagCAGGACACCAGCGCTCAcctggagaggatgaagaagaacctGGAGGCCACAGTGAAGGACCTGCAGCAACGTCTGGATGAAGCCGAGCAGATCGCTCTGAAAGGTGGAAAGAAAGAGCTTCAGAAACTGGAAGCCAGG GTCCGCGAGTTGGAAAATGAATTGGAGGCAGAACAGAAACGAAGTGGGGAGGCCATGAAAGGCGTGCGGAAATATGAGAGGAAAATTAAAGAGCTGACTTATCAG ggtgaggaggagaagaagaacgtGGCGAGACTCCAGGATCTGGTCAAcaaactgcagctgaaagtgaaaGCGTATAAGCGGCAGTGTGAGGAGGCG GAGGAACAAACCAGCATCCACTTGGCTAAATTTCGGAAGGTGCAACATGAGctggaggaagcggaggaacgaGCTGATATTGCAGAATCTCAAGTGAATAAATTACGGGCGAAGAGCCGTGATGTTGGTGGAAAAGGAGAATAG